A single region of the Vagococcus teuberi genome encodes:
- the mgtE gene encoding magnesium transporter: MTEVLNKEEQEKELLKLLQSQNMDVFREKFLDWHLYEQGQFYLSLDKKERHLMYAYLSPKEMADMLDVIEEDHEGLTDYITEMSPNYVVAILENMYTDNAVDILSQLEEETARTYLDRMKPETSVNMKRLLHYEDKTAGSIMATEYVSIVANQTVRSALTLLKKKAQEAEIIYYVYVVSLTNQLVGVISLRDLIVSDDDMMIEEMMGERVISVGVNEDQEEVAKMIRDYDFLAIPVVDDNNHLLGIITVDDIIDVIDDEAASDYSGLAGVDVEATTESSFQAALKRLPWLVTLLFLGMSTASLISHYEVLISEASILAVFISLITGTAGNAGTQSLAVAVRKLAVSDDKELNFFSLIMSEILTGIITGAVTGVVIFLVVGFWKQNFPLGMVIGIAMLCAITIANLAGSLIPILMEKIGFDPAVASGPFITTLSDLTSVLIYFNIAGLFMPLIVGSV; this comes from the coding sequence ATGACAGAAGTGTTAAACAAAGAAGAACAAGAAAAAGAATTACTAAAGTTATTACAAAGTCAGAATATGGATGTTTTTAGGGAAAAGTTTCTTGATTGGCATTTGTATGAACAGGGACAATTTTATTTATCTTTAGATAAAAAAGAACGTCATCTGATGTATGCTTATTTGTCACCCAAAGAGATGGCTGATATGCTTGATGTCATCGAGGAAGACCATGAAGGATTAACAGATTATATTACAGAGATGTCACCTAATTATGTCGTGGCCATTTTAGAAAACATGTATACCGATAATGCGGTTGATATTTTGAGTCAGTTAGAAGAAGAAACTGCTAGAACGTATCTAGATCGTATGAAACCTGAAACATCGGTTAATATGAAACGACTGCTTCATTATGAAGATAAAACAGCTGGTTCAATTATGGCAACAGAATATGTATCGATTGTAGCCAATCAAACAGTACGTTCTGCTTTAACGCTTTTAAAGAAAAAAGCACAAGAAGCTGAAATTATCTACTATGTGTATGTTGTCAGCTTAACAAATCAATTAGTAGGTGTTATTTCGCTAAGAGATTTAATTGTGAGTGATGATGACATGATGATTGAAGAGATGATGGGCGAGCGTGTGATTAGTGTTGGTGTAAATGAAGACCAAGAAGAAGTCGCAAAAATGATTCGTGATTATGACTTTCTTGCTATTCCAGTTGTTGATGATAATAATCACTTATTAGGGATTATTACCGTTGATGATATCATTGACGTTATTGATGATGAGGCAGCAAGTGATTACTCTGGTTTGGCCGGGGTCGATGTTGAAGCGACCACTGAAAGTTCTTTTCAAGCTGCATTGAAGCGATTGCCGTGGCTTGTGACACTTTTGTTTTTAGGTATGTCGACAGCATCATTGATAAGTCACTATGAAGTGCTGATTAGTGAAGCGAGTATTTTAGCCGTATTTATTTCGTTAATAACCGGTACTGCTGGAAATGCAGGAACGCAATCATTAGCCGTTGCAGTTAGAAAACTGGCCGTCTCTGATGATAAAGAACTGAACTTTTTCTCATTAATTATGAGTGAGATATTAACAGGGATTATCACAGGAGCAGTAACGGGTGTGGTTATTTTCTTAGTTGTTGGTTTTTGGAAACAAAATTTCCCGCTAGGAATGGTTATTGGTATTGCAATGCTTTGTGCGATAACAATCGCCAACTTAGCTGGTAGTTTAATTCCAATATTGATGGAAAAAATTGGTTTTGACCCTGCAGTAGCAAGTGGTCCGTTTATCACGACCCTTAGTGATTTGACCAGTGTGTTGATTTACTTTAATATAGCAGGTTTGTTTATGCCTTTAATCGTAGGTAGTGTATAA
- a CDS encoding RluA family pseudouridine synthase, translated as MRFSWTVDEDKITLKRFLNNQGVSRRLLAKIKFQGGTLLVNKQVRNTKFEVKLGDIVTIIIPDEGEHETMLPFESSLDIVYEDDHLLIVNKPTEVASIPSQYHKNGTMANYVKYYYNQQNYVNRVIHVVTRLDRDTTGLMMFAKHGFAHAMMDKQLQSGELKKYYHALVGGDLSRLSEHEMIDLPIGRDETSIIKRCVIEGGQQALTEYTLVEKNQDIAQVSVQLHTGRTHQIRVHFSEIGCPLIGDELYGGDLTKGLNRQALHCQKLVFLHPFTREELTFELPLPNDMKELIE; from the coding sequence ATGAGATTTAGCTGGACAGTAGATGAAGATAAGATTACGTTAAAACGTTTTTTAAATAATCAAGGCGTTTCAAGACGATTATTAGCTAAAATTAAGTTTCAAGGTGGAACACTTTTAGTAAATAAACAAGTGAGAAATACAAAATTTGAAGTAAAATTAGGCGATATTGTTACCATCATCATTCCAGATGAAGGGGAGCACGAAACGATGCTTCCTTTTGAATCTAGTTTAGATATTGTGTATGAAGATGATCATTTGTTGATTGTCAACAAACCAACAGAAGTGGCATCTATTCCATCTCAATATCATAAAAATGGTACAATGGCGAATTACGTCAAATATTACTATAATCAGCAAAATTATGTCAATCGTGTAATACATGTAGTGACGCGTCTTGATCGAGACACAACTGGGTTAATGATGTTTGCTAAACATGGATTTGCACATGCCATGATGGATAAACAACTTCAGTCGGGTGAATTAAAGAAATATTATCATGCGTTAGTTGGTGGCGATTTATCTCGTTTAAGCGAACATGAGATGATTGACTTACCTATAGGGCGAGATGAAACATCGATTATTAAACGATGCGTCATAGAAGGTGGACAACAAGCATTAACTGAATATACATTAGTCGAAAAAAATCAAGATATCGCACAAGTTTCGGTACAGTTACACACAGGAAGAACACATCAAATTCGCGTGCATTTTTCAGAGATTGGATGTCCGTTAATTGGAGATGAATTGTATGGTGGGGACTTAACAAAAGGATTGAATAGGCAAGCACTTCATTGTCAGAAGTTAGTTTTCCTACATCCATTTACAAGAGAGGAGTTAACATTTGAGTTGCCATTACCAAATGATATGAAAGAGTTAATAGAGTAA
- a CDS encoding competence protein CoiA translates to MLIAKNDAQQMISSHEAVKSEIYYCPCCQNEVVLKKGKIKFPHFAHKTLSNCEATSEPETLEHLKGKSLIARNCATFGLAYELEAYLPEINQRADVLIQNKLAIEFQCSSLSIERLIERTTQYKKHDYQVFWVLGSRLGTQKHLTELKKHFIYFDCFRGYIDFCLLVEDNLLVVTYYLFSKNKKIVTRKKQFSLGEISLVNILTECGLKTEYLIQQPFEEMLNRRKQLSDQLLCSDNIVKDLQEYFYQHNLHLAHLPPYLYFPNFFHPLLRGEDIRIRWLTFEVLQNKKMLTYRELQQDVLENLPPEAMDDYANLGKHQVFDYCLSLYVSFLQEIKVVKLSGSNMLCFNEESVMNNEQFKKFFKKRSERLTLPLKYDMIIK, encoded by the coding sequence ATGTTGATAGCAAAAAATGATGCACAACAAATGATTAGTAGTCATGAAGCAGTAAAATCAGAAATCTATTATTGTCCATGTTGTCAAAATGAAGTGGTTTTAAAGAAAGGAAAGATAAAATTCCCACATTTTGCTCATAAAACTCTATCAAATTGTGAGGCTACGAGTGAGCCGGAGACATTAGAACATTTAAAAGGAAAATCGTTGATTGCACGAAATTGTGCAACTTTTGGCTTAGCGTATGAACTAGAGGCATATCTTCCAGAAATTAATCAACGAGCAGATGTTTTGATACAAAATAAATTAGCAATTGAATTTCAATGTAGTTCTCTTAGTATTGAAAGGTTGATTGAACGAACAACACAATATAAAAAGCATGATTATCAAGTATTTTGGGTTTTAGGTAGTCGTTTAGGAACACAAAAACATCTAACAGAATTAAAAAAGCATTTTATTTATTTTGACTGCTTTAGAGGGTATATTGATTTTTGTTTACTAGTTGAAGATAATCTCTTAGTCGTAACTTATTATCTTTTTTCAAAAAACAAAAAAATAGTAACAAGAAAAAAACAGTTTTCTTTAGGTGAGATATCATTAGTTAATATATTGACAGAGTGTGGCTTAAAGACAGAGTATTTGATTCAACAGCCTTTTGAAGAGATGTTGAATAGACGAAAACAGTTATCTGACCAGCTACTATGCTCAGATAATATTGTTAAAGATTTACAGGAATACTTTTATCAACACAACCTTCATTTAGCTCACTTACCACCTTATCTTTATTTCCCTAATTTTTTTCATCCTTTACTACGAGGAGAGGATATACGGATTCGATGGCTTACTTTTGAAGTGTTACAAAATAAAAAAATGCTCACATATCGTGAGTTGCAACAAGATGTGCTAGAAAATTTACCACCTGAGGCAATGGATGACTATGCAAATTTAGGAAAACATCAAGTGTTTGATTATTGTTTATCTTTGTACGTAAGTTTTTTACAGGAGATAAAAGTAGTGAAATTAAGTGGCTCGAATATGTTATGTTTTAATGAGGAAAGTGTGATGAATAACGAGCAATTCAAAAAATTCTTTAAAAAAAGAAGTGAAAGACTAACTCTTCCGTTAAAATATGATATGATTATTAAGTGA
- the pepF gene encoding oligoendopeptidase F produces the protein MSETKQLPNRSELPEELTWDLTPIFASDDAFNEALTSLTAELEKASEYQGTLKNGAKAFLSAIEYVLSIHRTTEKIYVYSHLKNDQDTSDALYQGLYAKASTIAAKAGEAVSWFGPEVLTLSDDTIDSYFKEEAGLEIYRHFITQITADRAHTLSEKEEALLAGASEIFSASSHTFSVLNNADLEFPIVTDEDGQKVQLSSGMYGQLMESTNREVRKEAFEGLYKVYKQFRNTFASTLSSHVKKHNFNAQIRNYSSAREAALSANHIPESVYDTLLNVVHKNLPLLHRYVALRKRLLNVNELHMYDMYTPILGDAPIRYTYDEAKLKSLEGLSPLGEEYLEIVQEAYSDRWIDVVENKGKRSGAYSSGSYDTKPYILLNWHESLNHLFTLVHEMGHSVHSYYTRKNQPYVYGDYSIFLAEIASTTNENLLTDHLLKTEKDPKVRAFILNHYLDGVKGTIFRQTQFAEFEHFIHTEDAKGTPLTSDYLSEYYGELNAKYYGDSVERDSEIAYEWSRIPHFYYNYYVYQYSTGFSAATALADKIIRKEEGALENYLTFLKSGSSDYPIEVMKRAGVDMTQSAYIEETMKVFEARLDELEALIDSF, from the coding sequence ATGAGTGAAACAAAACAATTACCAAATCGTTCGGAATTACCAGAGGAATTAACATGGGATTTAACTCCTATTTTTGCATCAGATGATGCGTTTAATGAGGCGTTAACATCATTGACTGCAGAATTAGAAAAAGCAAGTGAGTATCAAGGAACATTAAAAAATGGTGCGAAAGCTTTTCTATCAGCGATTGAATATGTATTGTCTATTCATCGTACGACAGAAAAAATTTATGTGTACTCACATTTAAAAAATGACCAAGACACAAGTGATGCACTTTACCAAGGACTTTATGCAAAAGCAAGTACTATTGCTGCTAAAGCAGGGGAAGCTGTTTCATGGTTTGGCCCAGAAGTGTTAACGTTATCTGATGATACGATTGATTCATATTTTAAAGAAGAAGCAGGTTTAGAAATCTATCGTCACTTTATTACTCAAATTACAGCAGATAGAGCTCATACGTTATCTGAAAAAGAAGAAGCACTATTAGCTGGAGCAAGTGAAATATTCTCAGCATCAAGTCATACATTTTCTGTATTAAACAATGCTGATTTAGAGTTTCCAATTGTGACTGATGAAGATGGACAAAAGGTGCAATTATCTTCAGGTATGTATGGTCAATTAATGGAAAGTACAAATCGTGAAGTACGTAAAGAAGCCTTTGAAGGGTTATATAAAGTTTATAAACAATTTAGAAATACATTTGCTAGCACATTATCGTCTCATGTAAAAAAACATAATTTCAATGCTCAAATCAGAAATTACAGTTCAGCACGTGAAGCAGCTTTAAGTGCTAACCATATTCCTGAATCTGTTTACGATACATTACTTAATGTGGTACATAAAAACTTACCATTGCTACATCGTTACGTGGCATTGCGTAAACGACTATTAAATGTTAACGAACTACATATGTATGATATGTATACACCAATATTAGGAGATGCACCAATTCGTTATACTTATGACGAGGCAAAATTAAAATCACTTGAAGGGTTATCTCCATTAGGTGAAGAATATTTAGAAATCGTTCAAGAAGCTTACAGCGATCGCTGGATTGATGTGGTTGAAAATAAAGGCAAACGCAGTGGTGCTTATTCTTCAGGAAGTTATGATACAAAACCTTATATTTTATTAAACTGGCATGAAAGTTTAAATCATTTATTCACGTTAGTTCATGAAATGGGACACAGTGTTCACAGTTACTACACACGAAAAAATCAACCTTATGTATATGGTGATTATTCTATTTTCTTAGCAGAAATTGCCTCAACAACGAATGAAAACTTATTAACAGATCATTTGTTAAAAACAGAAAAAGATCCTAAAGTTAGAGCCTTTATCTTAAATCATTATTTAGATGGTGTGAAAGGAACAATCTTTAGACAAACACAATTTGCTGAATTTGAACATTTTATTCACACTGAAGATGCAAAAGGAACACCGTTAACAAGCGATTACTTAAGCGAGTATTATGGTGAGTTAAATGCTAAATACTACGGTGATTCAGTAGAACGTGACTCTGAAATTGCTTATGAGTGGAGCCGTATTCCGCATTTCTACTATAACTACTATGTGTATCAATACTCAACTGGATTTTCAGCAGCGACAGCTTTAGCGGATAAAATTATCCGTAAAGAAGAAGGTGCGTTAGAAAACTACTTAACATTCTTGAAATCAGGAAGTAGTGATTATCCAATCGAAGTGATGAAACGCGCGGGAGTTGATATGACGCAATCTGCTTATATTGAAGAAACAATGAAAGTCTTTGAAGCTCGTTTAGATGAGTTAGAAGCGTTAATTGATTCATTTTAA
- a CDS encoding DsbA family protein: MVEIYLFVNPLDELCLLSEKRFLEAIEKENNKVYLKLIPVLNPLIIQHYLIDNNYPTNDLTHRNQLVETIYSACLDVKAAQLQGNKMGRKFLFHLQDLVGKKKMAYSEELVDTILTKINADKETFKLDRQSKLIKDFFKIDQQVANEMGVNRFAKAVIFNYDSTRNFGVLIDAFSSSDLIKQLLKSEDTHSCRAKILKY, translated from the coding sequence ATGGTCGAGATATATTTATTTGTGAATCCGTTAGATGAACTTTGTTTGTTATCTGAAAAGCGTTTTTTAGAGGCAATAGAGAAAGAAAACAACAAAGTCTACTTAAAATTAATTCCAGTATTAAATCCCTTAATTATCCAACACTACCTGATTGATAATAATTATCCAACAAATGACCTGACTCATAGAAACCAGTTAGTTGAAACGATCTATTCTGCTTGTCTAGATGTTAAAGCTGCCCAACTACAAGGAAACAAAATGGGAAGAAAATTTCTTTTTCATTTGCAAGATTTAGTTGGGAAGAAAAAAATGGCTTATTCTGAGGAACTAGTTGATACCATCTTAACCAAAATTAATGCTGACAAAGAAACATTTAAATTAGATAGACAATCAAAATTAATCAAAGATTTTTTCAAAATTGACCAACAAGTGGCTAATGAAATGGGTGTCAATCGTTTTGCAAAGGCCGTTATTTTTAACTATGACTCGACACGTAATTTTGGCGTCTTGATCGATGCTTTTTCATCATCAGATTTAATCAAACAATTATTAAAATCAGAAGATACGCACAGTTGCCGTGCCAAAATACTTAAATACTAA
- a CDS encoding GTP pyrophosphokinase codes for MEDRNWQLFLAPYEQAVSELKVKLRNIRTQYKENNLHTPIEFVTGRVKPKDSILTKATLRGIDLNRLEDDMQDIAGLRIMCQFVEDIYEVVSLLRKRTDIKIIHERDYITNKKASGYRSYHLVIEYPVQLIMGEKKIYVEIQIRTLAMNFWATIEHSLNYKYDGEFPEEINKRLELTAEAAYLLDEEMSKIRDEIQEAQHLFSYRDLEHLERYVNEKRGESDED; via the coding sequence ATGGAAGATAGAAATTGGCAATTATTTTTGGCACCATACGAACAGGCAGTTTCAGAATTAAAAGTGAAACTCAGAAATATTAGAACACAATATAAAGAAAATAATTTACATACCCCAATTGAATTTGTCACTGGGCGTGTAAAACCGAAAGATAGCATCTTAACTAAAGCAACATTGCGAGGAATTGATTTAAATCGGTTAGAAGACGATATGCAAGATATTGCAGGTCTTAGAATTATGTGTCAATTCGTAGAAGACATATATGAAGTGGTTTCTTTACTACGTAAGAGGACTGATATAAAAATTATTCATGAACGTGATTATATCACCAATAAAAAAGCTAGTGGGTATCGCTCGTATCATTTAGTGATTGAATACCCAGTGCAACTCATCATGGGTGAGAAAAAAATCTATGTTGAGATACAAATTAGGACGCTTGCGATGAATTTCTGGGCAACGATTGAACATTCATTAAATTATAAGTATGATGGTGAATTTCCAGAAGAAATAAATAAACGCCTTGAGTTAACCGCTGAAGCAGCATATTTATTGGATGAAGAAATGTCAAAAATTCGTGATGAGATACAAGAAGCTCAACATCTCTTTTCTTACCGAGATTTAGAGCATTTAGAACGATATGTTAATGAAAAGAGAGGTGAAAGCGATGAGGATTAG
- the queG gene encoding tRNA epoxyqueuosine(34) reductase QueG: MDTELLKQKIIEASKDIGIDKIGFTTAEPFDHLRTSLIEQKENNHTTGFEHGNIDERLYPDLIFNQPQSIISIALAYPTRMNERLKSVRGEKRGKFARASWGTDYHHILKDRLDKLITFIKEETPKELELDFKPMVDTGELIDVVVAQRAGLGFIGKNGLLITEEFGSYVYLGEIITNIPFEPDTPMENQCGECTKCIDQCPTSALLGDGRMNAQKCLSYQTQTKGFMPEEYRPKIRSIIYGCDICQEVCPFNKGKNFHFHEEMEPDPEVVTPLLKPLLTISNREFKERFGYLAGSWRGKKPIQRNAIIALGNVRDKTSIPHLLSCIEQDPRPVIRGTAAWSLSKIDPTNPAIYDFLVEYHEKETDEEAKEEMRNAIDRMRI, encoded by the coding sequence GTGGATACTGAATTATTGAAACAAAAAATAATTGAAGCAAGTAAAGATATAGGCATTGATAAAATTGGGTTCACAACGGCTGAGCCCTTTGACCATTTAAGAACAAGTTTAATAGAACAAAAAGAAAACAATCATACAACAGGATTTGAGCATGGAAATATTGATGAACGTCTCTACCCTGATTTAATTTTTAATCAACCACAATCGATTATTTCCATTGCTCTTGCTTATCCGACTCGAATGAACGAGCGACTCAAATCAGTTCGTGGTGAAAAACGTGGTAAATTTGCTAGAGCATCTTGGGGAACGGATTATCATCATATTTTAAAAGATAGATTAGATAAATTAATCACATTTATTAAAGAAGAAACACCTAAAGAGCTAGAATTAGATTTTAAGCCAATGGTGGATACTGGTGAATTGATTGATGTCGTGGTAGCGCAACGTGCTGGTCTAGGTTTCATCGGAAAAAATGGCCTACTCATTACAGAAGAATTTGGTTCATACGTTTATCTTGGTGAAATTATTACTAATATTCCTTTTGAACCAGATACACCTATGGAAAATCAGTGTGGTGAATGCACGAAATGTATCGACCAATGCCCAACTTCGGCTCTTTTAGGAGATGGACGCATGAATGCTCAAAAGTGTTTATCTTACCAAACGCAAACAAAAGGCTTTATGCCAGAAGAATATCGACCTAAGATTCGTTCAATTATTTATGGATGTGATATTTGTCAGGAAGTTTGCCCCTTCAATAAAGGAAAGAACTTCCATTTTCACGAAGAAATGGAACCTGATCCAGAAGTTGTGACACCTTTGTTAAAACCTCTATTAACTATTTCAAATCGTGAATTTAAAGAACGTTTTGGTTATCTTGCAGGATCATGGCGAGGAAAAAAACCAATTCAACGAAATGCTATTATTGCTTTAGGAAATGTGAGAGATAAAACCAGCATTCCTCATTTATTAAGCTGCATTGAACAAGATCCACGGCCGGTTATACGGGGAACTGCCGCTTGGTCTTTAAGTAAAATCGACCCAACCAATCCTGCTATTTATGACTTTTTAGTTGAATACCATGAAAAAGAAACAGACGAAGAAGCAAAAGAAGAAATGAGAAACGCCATTGATAGAATGAGAATTTAA
- a CDS encoding NAD kinase, which yields MRIRVYSNRKPTSRKVTQELLEKLRKAGFILDKKTPDVVITIGGDGTLLSAFHAYESQLDTVRFIGVHTGHLGFYTDWRDYEIDELVRSLKEEKQNSVSYPLLDVCLTYTNNMPDRHFLALNEATIKNVDRTMVANVFIKDELFECYRGDGLSVSTPTGSTAYSKSLGGAVVHPRVNTLQLNEIASLNNRVYRSLGSPMIIAPDEWIRLDMKKRETYSLHVDNLSLTNSNIKHVKFCLSEKRIHFALYRHTHFWRRVNNAFIGTSKESSERL from the coding sequence ATGAGGATTAGAGTGTATTCCAATCGAAAGCCAACATCTAGAAAGGTAACTCAAGAATTATTGGAAAAGTTACGCAAAGCTGGGTTTATTTTAGATAAAAAAACCCCAGATGTGGTTATTACAATCGGTGGTGACGGGACTTTATTGAGTGCGTTTCATGCGTATGAAAGTCAGTTGGATACTGTGCGTTTTATTGGTGTTCATACAGGTCATTTAGGGTTTTATACTGATTGGCGTGATTATGAAATTGATGAACTTGTTCGAAGTTTAAAAGAAGAAAAGCAAAATAGTGTGAGTTATCCTTTGTTAGATGTCTGTTTGACATACACCAATAATATGCCAGATAGACATTTTTTAGCACTTAATGAAGCGACAATTAAAAATGTGGATCGTACGATGGTAGCCAATGTTTTCATCAAGGATGAGCTGTTTGAGTGCTATAGGGGAGATGGATTATCAGTTTCAACCCCAACTGGTTCAACAGCGTATAGTAAAAGTTTAGGTGGTGCGGTGGTACATCCTCGTGTTAACACTTTACAATTAAATGAGATAGCTTCGCTAAACAACCGAGTATATCGGTCGTTAGGGTCTCCTATGATTATTGCACCAGATGAATGGATCAGATTAGATATGAAAAAAAGAGAAACATATAGTTTGCATGTAGATAATTTATCTTTAACAAATTCAAACATCAAACATGTAAAATTCTGCTTATCAGAAAAAAGAATTCATTTTGCTTTGTATCGACATACACATTTTTGGCGTCGTGTGAATAACGCCTTTATAGGAACTTCAAAAGAAAGTAGCGAGAGATTATGA
- the yjeM gene encoding glutamate/gamma-aminobutyrate family transporter YjeM — MTKSTKKVTLFGLILMIFTSVFGFGNAPVAFYRMGYGAIIWYILAALFFFIPYALMMAEYGSTFKHESGGMYTWMEKSVGPKYAFIGTFMWYTSYIIWMVNVSTKVFITLSTTYSGSDKTNYWSLFGLDSTQTIGLLAILFIIVVTFFAARGLDKITKITSAGGIAVTFLNVVLIIVSLIILIFNKGQVAQPIEGMKSFIDSPNPGFNSPLAIISFLVFAIFAYGGLEAVGGLVDKTENAEKNFPKGVILSAIIISIGYALTILLWGVSTNWNSVLSGDNVNLGNITYVLMNNLGFELGRAINLSTDTALAIGHGLARFTGLSMFLAYLGAFFTLIYSPLKTIIKGTPKGLWPEKMVRENDKGMPAFAMWIQCAIVVLILALVSFGGKDAQSFYNVLTLMVNVSMTIPYLFLTGAFPAFKQKSDIDHSINIFKTKTQYMVSTIVVMAVIGFANIFTIIEPLFREGGPVWGDTLWQIAGPVLFSLIALLLFNRYERRTKK; from the coding sequence ATGACAAAATCAACAAAAAAGGTAACCCTGTTCGGTTTAATCTTAATGATTTTTACCTCAGTGTTCGGGTTTGGTAATGCTCCAGTCGCCTTTTATCGTATGGGATATGGTGCTATTATTTGGTATATTTTAGCAGCACTCTTTTTCTTTATACCATATGCACTAATGATGGCTGAATATGGGTCGACATTCAAACATGAAAGTGGTGGGATGTACACTTGGATGGAAAAATCTGTTGGACCAAAATATGCGTTCATCGGGACATTCATGTGGTATACATCTTACATTATTTGGATGGTGAATGTTTCTACAAAAGTCTTTATCACCTTGTCTACAACTTATTCAGGGTCTGATAAAACAAATTATTGGAGTTTGTTTGGACTTGATTCCACTCAAACAATCGGGTTATTAGCTATTTTATTTATTATCGTTGTAACATTTTTTGCAGCAAGAGGATTAGATAAAATCACAAAAATTACTTCTGCCGGTGGGATTGCCGTTACATTTTTAAATGTGGTATTAATCATTGTCAGCTTGATTATCTTAATCTTTAACAAAGGTCAAGTCGCTCAACCGATTGAAGGAATGAAAAGTTTTATTGATTCTCCAAATCCAGGTTTCAACTCTCCTCTAGCTATTATTTCATTTTTAGTATTTGCTATTTTCGCTTATGGTGGACTAGAAGCTGTGGGTGGATTAGTAGATAAAACAGAAAATGCTGAGAAAAATTTCCCTAAAGGAGTTATTCTTTCAGCTATCATCATCTCTATTGGGTATGCATTAACCATTCTTTTATGGGGTGTGTCAACAAACTGGAATTCTGTTTTAAGTGGTGATAATGTCAATCTTGGCAATATCACTTATGTCTTAATGAATAATCTAGGATTTGAATTAGGTCGAGCAATTAATTTATCGACAGATACTGCTTTAGCCATTGGGCATGGATTAGCTAGATTTACAGGTTTATCCATGTTTCTAGCTTACTTAGGTGCTTTCTTTACTTTAATCTATTCACCACTAAAAACGATTATCAAAGGAACACCAAAAGGACTTTGGCCTGAAAAAATGGTTAGAGAAAATGACAAAGGCATGCCAGCTTTTGCTATGTGGATTCAATGTGCGATTGTGGTTCTTATCTTAGCTTTAGTATCATTTGGTGGTAAAGACGCACAATCATTCTATAATGTTTTAACCTTAATGGTAAACGTCTCAATGACGATTCCTTATCTATTTTTAACAGGTGCTTTTCCAGCATTTAAACAAAAATCAGACATTGATCATTCAATCAATATTTTCAAAACCAAAACGCAATATATGGTGAGTACGATAGTCGTCATGGCTGTCATTGGTTTTGCTAATATCTTTACCATTATCGAACCTTTATTTAGAGAAGGTGGTCCTGTTTGGGGAGATACACTATGGCAAATTGCCGGACCTGTATTATTCTCATTAATTGCCTTACTTTTATTCAATCGATATGAACGACGTACAAAAAAATGA
- a CDS encoding CYTH domain-containing protein, translating to MEKEIEIEFKNMLTKDEFQQLLTTYFPDTPAFSQTNCYFDTLDNALKKKAMGLRLRKRQGKNECTLKVPTSNTNAFQEITDSLTEKEINTLIKEERVPLGRDVANYLESIGISVTDLKVIGFLTTYRREKKLNNECLLVLDESHFGKIIDYELEMEVTDSKKGELFFNDFLIKKGIKRHPASKKIARMIKYHG from the coding sequence GTGGAAAAAGAGATAGAAATCGAATTCAAAAACATGTTAACTAAAGATGAATTTCAGCAATTATTAACAACGTATTTTCCTGATACTCCTGCTTTTTCTCAGACAAATTGTTATTTTGATACACTTGATAACGCGTTGAAAAAAAAGGCAATGGGACTTAGACTAAGAAAAAGACAAGGAAAAAATGAATGTACTTTAAAAGTACCAACTTCTAATACAAATGCTTTTCAAGAAATTACAGATTCTCTAACTGAAAAAGAGATTAACACTTTAATCAAAGAAGAAAGAGTTCCACTTGGTAGAGATGTAGCTAATTATCTAGAATCTATTGGTATATCTGTAACCGATTTAAAAGTGATTGGCTTTTTAACGACATATAGACGCGAAAAAAAATTAAATAACGAGTGTTTACTTGTTCTTGATGAAAGTCATTTTGGAAAAATAATTGATTATGAACTTGAAATGGAAGTCACCGACTCAAAAAAAGGAGAATTGTTTTTTAATGATTTTCTAATAAAAAAAGGGATAAAAAGACATCCTGCTAGCAAAAAAATAGCACGTATGATAAAATATCACGGTTGA